A genomic segment from Streptosporangium roseum DSM 43021 encodes:
- a CDS encoding TolB family protein yields MTPLRRLLVLLAALAVLGGAAAGYAAWAARRDPVPAQAGQAGPGGVLRPGQLMFRTAAGRVAGVPLADTSAAPAGGGLACDRFSTGGGTSICLVARPGPVATTHAVILDRSMRETRRVKLAGIPNRARMSQSGRMASWTVFVTGDSYSEGGFSTWSGILDTRTGYAVTNIEDIPLTLNGRRYHAADVNYWGVTFAADDNRFYATVATKGKTYLVEGDYGRWQARTLRENAECPSLSPDGTRLVFKKRVSADPGRMWRLHLLDLATMRETPLAETASVDDQVAWLDGRTVMYAKGPDVWSVPADGSGAPARLVRGASSPVAVR; encoded by the coding sequence ATGACCCCGCTACGGCGCCTGCTGGTGCTGCTGGCCGCCCTCGCCGTCCTCGGCGGCGCGGCGGCGGGCTACGCGGCCTGGGCCGCGCGCCGCGACCCCGTCCCGGCCCAGGCGGGGCAGGCGGGGCCGGGCGGCGTGCTCCGTCCCGGGCAGCTGATGTTCCGTACGGCGGCCGGCCGGGTGGCCGGGGTGCCGCTGGCGGACACCTCCGCCGCGCCCGCGGGCGGCGGCCTGGCCTGCGACCGCTTCTCCACGGGCGGCGGGACCTCGATCTGCCTGGTGGCCCGGCCGGGACCGGTGGCCACCACGCACGCGGTGATCCTCGACCGCTCGATGCGGGAGACCCGCCGGGTCAAGCTGGCCGGCATCCCGAACCGGGCCAGGATGTCGCAGAGCGGCCGGATGGCGTCGTGGACGGTGTTCGTCACCGGCGACTCCTACAGCGAGGGCGGCTTCTCCACCTGGAGCGGGATCCTGGACACCCGCACCGGCTACGCGGTGACCAACATCGAGGACATCCCGCTGACCCTGAACGGCCGCCGCTACCACGCCGCCGACGTGAACTACTGGGGGGTCACCTTCGCCGCCGACGACAACCGGTTCTACGCGACCGTGGCCACCAAGGGGAAGACCTACCTCGTCGAGGGCGACTACGGCAGATGGCAGGCCCGCACGCTCAGGGAGAACGCCGAGTGCCCGTCGCTGTCCCCCGACGGGACCCGTCTGGTGTTCAAGAAGCGCGTCTCCGCCGACCCCGGCCGGATGTGGCGCCTGCACCTGCTGGACCTGGCCACCATGCGGGAGACGCCCCTGGCCGAGACCGCCAGCGTCGACGACCAGGTCGCCTGGCTCGACGGGCGCACGGTCATGTACGCCAAGGGGCCGGACGTCTGGTCGGTCCCCGCCGACGGCTCCGGCGCCCCGGCCCGGCTGGTGCGCGGGGCGTCCTCCCCGGTGGCCGTCCGGTGA
- a CDS encoding serine hydrolase domain-containing protein — protein MRRSGAASTRSARPGMYGTYSAVRDAGADWSGAAGVADVRTKRPVHPRMLHRVGSITKTFTAVALLQQVERGRIELDAPVSRYLPELIPGERGQKITVRMLLNHTSGIGDYVSGAFPSFQQGSTASLDDNRFRDFSPGELVRFGLEAPSTGEPGQNWSYSNTNYIIAGLLLEKVTGAAAEPYITRHVIRKAGLRDTSFPRTPLIPGPHSKAYESFYGYIDPPRDYSVYDMSWAGTAGAVVSTMDDLNRFYRALLGGRLLGSAQLAQMQTTVPVTDGQGNVLMNYGLGLYAQDLPCGRFWGHDGGVFGMGTFSLSSPDGRRQLSLGINLMKYQRIDENGVLQPHAIDFALGDHMLQALCGPAAPLAKGERPLTPFPTQQVLVKR, from the coding sequence GTGAGGCGCTCCGGCGCGGCCTCGACGCGATCCGCGAGGCCGGGGATGTACGGCACCTACTCCGCCGTGCGGGACGCCGGCGCCGACTGGAGCGGGGCGGCAGGGGTCGCCGACGTGCGCACCAAGCGGCCGGTCCACCCCCGGATGCTCCACCGGGTCGGCAGCATCACCAAGACCTTCACAGCGGTCGCGCTCCTCCAGCAGGTCGAACGGGGGAGGATCGAGCTGGACGCGCCCGTCTCGCGCTACCTGCCCGAGCTGATCCCGGGGGAGCGCGGCCAGAAGATCACGGTGCGGATGCTGCTCAACCACACCAGCGGCATCGGCGACTACGTCTCCGGTGCCTTCCCCTCGTTCCAGCAGGGCTCCACCGCCAGCCTGGACGACAACCGCTTCCGCGACTTCTCCCCCGGGGAACTGGTGAGGTTCGGCCTGGAGGCGCCGTCCACGGGGGAGCCGGGACAGAACTGGTCCTACTCCAACACCAACTACATCATCGCCGGCCTGCTCCTGGAGAAGGTGACCGGCGCCGCCGCCGAGCCGTACATCACCCGGCACGTGATCCGCAAGGCCGGGCTGCGTGACACCTCATTCCCGCGCACGCCGCTGATCCCCGGGCCGCACTCCAAGGCCTACGAGTCGTTCTACGGCTACATCGACCCGCCGCGCGACTACAGCGTCTACGACATGTCCTGGGCGGGTACGGCGGGTGCGGTCGTCTCGACGATGGACGACCTCAACCGGTTCTACCGGGCTCTGCTGGGCGGCAGGCTCCTCGGCTCCGCGCAGCTCGCCCAGATGCAGACCACGGTGCCGGTCACCGACGGCCAGGGCAACGTCCTGATGAACTACGGGCTCGGCCTCTACGCCCAGGACCTGCCGTGCGGCCGGTTCTGGGGCCACGACGGAGGGGTGTTCGGGATGGGCACGTTCTCGCTGTCCAGCCCGGACGGCCGCCGCCAGCTCTCCTTGGGGATAAACCTGATGAAGTACCAGCGGATCGACGAGAACGGCGTTCTCCAGCCCCACGCGATCGACTTCGCGCTCGGGGACCACATGCTCCAGGCCCTGTGCGGCCCCGCCGCGCCCCTGGCGAAGGGTGAGCGGCCGCTCACGCCCTTCCCGACCCAGCAGGTCCTGGTCAAGAGGTAG
- a CDS encoding RDD family protein translates to MTAEPPNHGAYGQAPYGSVPPAPPVLAVWWERLVARLIDSVILGVVVMVIITPIIAGAFTTTEEITLLGTTAEVPVTSFLGLLISAIVGFLIYSAYEYFQITRDGQTLGKKLMKIRITTVGAGLQGGLDSQSALKRIGVLYGPQLLGFQTFLNLIGGIFSLVNVLWQFWDKPLQQCLHDKVANTVVVKVSR, encoded by the coding sequence ATGACCGCTGAACCCCCCAACCACGGCGCGTACGGACAGGCCCCCTATGGATCCGTCCCTCCCGCTCCCCCCGTCCTGGCCGTCTGGTGGGAGCGTCTCGTCGCCCGCCTGATCGACTCCGTCATCCTGGGCGTCGTCGTCATGGTGATCATCACCCCGATCATCGCCGGGGCGTTCACCACCACCGAGGAGATCACCCTGCTCGGCACCACCGCCGAGGTGCCGGTCACCTCGTTCCTCGGGTTGCTGATCTCAGCCATCGTGGGATTCTTGATCTATTCGGCCTACGAGTACTTCCAGATCACCCGTGACGGGCAGACCCTCGGCAAGAAGCTCATGAAGATCCGCATCACCACGGTGGGCGCGGGCCTCCAGGGCGGCCTGGACTCGCAGAGCGCCCTCAAGCGGATCGGCGTGCTCTACGGGCCGCAACTGCTCGGCTTCCAGACGTTCCTCAACCTCATCGGCGGCATCTTCAGCCTGGTGAACGTCCTGTGGCAGTTCTGGGACAAGCCGCTCCAGCAGTGCCTGCACGACAAGGTGGCCAACACCGTCGTCGTGAAGGTGTCCCGCTGA
- a CDS encoding glycosyltransferase family 4 protein, translating to MTGKIRGSVRRAALWSLRRLNDRRARRASATGAGGDTGTVRILLHHAYGMGGTIRTVLNLAGYLARERDVEIVSVVRTAEEPFLPIPPGVRVSFLDDRVAARGPAARLLSRFPSRLVPEQENIHHTVSLWTDLRLIRRLRAMRGGVVITTRPGYNLAAALFAPPEVITIGQEHVALQVHKPEMRRLIRRRYGRLDAFVTLTEADLEQYAGLLEADAPRRLVRVPNAVPRLAGDVSRLEEKVAVAIGRVVHAKGFDRLVKAWRQVAQAHPDWILRIYGGGTPEREQRLRDQIEEAGLTGRVLLMGSSREIGVELAKASIYVVSSRYEGFGMTILEAMSKGVPVVSFDCPHGPREIITHEHDGLLVGAGKAGALAGGIRRLIEDEELRRTLGGNALRTAARYDLDAVGARWDALLADLSGLSSRPDPQPCSLGTPVF from the coding sequence TTGACGGGGAAAATTCGGGGATCGGTCAGGCGTGCGGCGCTGTGGTCACTGAGGAGGCTCAACGACAGGCGGGCGCGACGGGCGTCCGCGACGGGCGCGGGCGGGGACACGGGCACGGTCCGGATCCTGCTGCATCACGCCTACGGGATGGGCGGCACCATCCGCACCGTGCTGAACCTCGCGGGATACCTGGCCCGGGAGCGGGACGTGGAGATCGTCAGCGTCGTCCGCACGGCCGAGGAGCCGTTCCTGCCCATCCCGCCGGGCGTGCGGGTGTCGTTCCTGGACGACAGGGTCGCGGCGCGCGGCCCGGCGGCCCGGCTGCTGTCGCGCTTCCCCAGCAGGCTCGTGCCCGAGCAGGAGAACATCCACCACACCGTCTCCCTCTGGACCGACCTGCGCCTGATCCGCCGCCTGCGGGCCATGCGCGGCGGCGTCGTGATCACCACGCGGCCGGGCTACAACCTGGCCGCCGCCCTGTTCGCGCCGCCCGAGGTGATCACCATCGGGCAGGAGCACGTCGCCCTCCAGGTCCACAAGCCCGAGATGCGACGGCTCATCAGGCGGCGGTACGGCAGGCTCGACGCGTTCGTCACCCTCACCGAAGCGGACCTGGAGCAGTACGCCGGGCTGCTGGAGGCCGACGCCCCCCGGCGGCTGGTCCGCGTCCCCAACGCCGTGCCCCGGCTGGCCGGAGACGTCTCGCGCCTGGAGGAGAAGGTCGCGGTCGCCATCGGCCGGGTGGTCCACGCCAAGGGTTTCGACCGCCTGGTCAAGGCCTGGCGGCAGGTCGCGCAGGCGCACCCGGACTGGATCCTGCGCATCTACGGCGGAGGTACGCCGGAGCGGGAGCAGCGGCTGCGCGATCAGATCGAGGAGGCCGGCCTGACCGGCCGGGTGCTACTGATGGGCAGCAGCCGGGAGATCGGCGTGGAGCTCGCCAAGGCGTCGATCTACGTGGTCAGTTCCCGGTACGAGGGCTTCGGCATGACCATCCTGGAGGCGATGAGCAAGGGGGTGCCGGTGGTCAGCTTCGACTGCCCGCACGGCCCCCGCGAGATCATCACTCACGAGCACGACGGCCTGCTGGTCGGCGCCGGGAAGGCCGGCGCGCTCGCCGGCGGCATCCGCCGCCTGATCGAGGATGAGGAGCTCCGCCGCACGCTGGGCGGCAACGCGCTGCGTACCGCCGCCCGCTACGACCTCGACGCCGTCGGCGCCCGGTGGGACGCCCTCCTGGCCGACCTGTCCGGGCTGAGCAGCCGTCCCGATCCCCAGCCCTGCTCGCTGGGCACCCCGGTGTTCTGA
- a CDS encoding SigE family RNA polymerase sigma factor: MSGPEDDGFAAFVAARGTSLLRVAYLACGDGRDAEDLLQTALERTYRKWDRVRHDSPEPYVRRVIVNTAISRARRRAILRIIPTHTPPELPVRETDVDLRRVLMDALRALPPRQRAVVVLRYWEDLGETQTAEILGCSAGTVKSQASKALTKLRSAIGAESVEGLIRNVHA; the protein is encoded by the coding sequence GTGAGCGGCCCGGAGGACGACGGGTTCGCCGCGTTCGTCGCCGCGCGCGGCACCAGCCTGCTGCGGGTCGCCTACCTCGCGTGCGGCGACGGACGGGACGCGGAGGACCTGCTGCAGACGGCGCTGGAGCGCACCTACCGCAAGTGGGACCGGGTGCGTCATGACAGCCCCGAGCCCTACGTCCGCCGCGTCATCGTCAACACCGCCATCAGCCGTGCCCGGCGCCGGGCGATCCTGCGGATCATCCCGACGCACACCCCGCCCGAGCTGCCGGTCAGGGAGACCGACGTCGACCTGCGCCGCGTGCTCATGGACGCCCTGCGAGCCCTGCCTCCCCGGCAGCGCGCGGTGGTCGTCCTGCGCTACTGGGAGGACCTCGGCGAGACCCAGACCGCGGAGATCCTCGGCTGCTCGGCGGGCACCGTGAAAAGCCAGGCGTCGAAAGCGCTCACCAAGCTCCGGTCGGCGATCGGCGCCGAATCAGTGGAAGGGCTGATCAGGAATGTCCATGCTTGA
- a CDS encoding transglycosylase domain-containing protein, with translation MTSRRHQVRRGPVVCLRGLLACGVLGGLLAAATALPLVGSAGITANNVARTVIDLPPSPREDPLPQRTVLLDKNGKQFAQFYTENRTIVPLDKVAPIMRQAIVAIEDSRFYEHAGLDVKGTLRALVTNTQAGGVRQGGSSLTQQLVKNILVENAQTGAERAQARAPSLKRKITELRYALAMEKKYTKAEILERYLNIAYFGAGAFGIEAAAQRFFSVPASDLSLRQAATLAGAVRTPYATDPSLDEQRRARLRERRDTVLERMAQVGNITQAQADAARKSPLGIRLKPEPGGCAESSYPYFCIYVHKELLTNPVFGHTRAERERRLARGGVVLRTTVDPVAQRAAQRAISSRVDPEDTEVAAEAMIEPGTGRIRAMAASKKYGRNSGNTNNGPRTTFNLPADVAHGGGQGFQAGSTFKVFTLTTALGKGWRFDEGFMTPGRFVPASGFVDCRGRRVNDPRTEIFNASGEGSGGPQSISTGTWKSVNIFYMMLERRVGLCPVVRTAKALGIVRADGKPLREVPTFTLGVNEMDPVTVAGAFAALAARGRQCHPMAISDIVQRNGRRVQVPPSCTQAIDREVADAVNHILSGVFTKGTMTGQGIGRDAAGKTGTNNGYTSAWFAGYTPDLAAAVSVGDIRGSYRHPLRDVRIGGEYYGAVQGASLPGPIWVSSMSAALEDVPPSSFRHPDMGRFGGGFTPGMEKDKDEKDGEGERRAAGRRGGWGHATGQRTGARPHQRHARDQAGRPYRGWRDGPHRGRR, from the coding sequence GTGACTTCGCGACGACACCAGGTGAGGCGCGGCCCCGTCGTGTGCCTGCGCGGGCTGCTGGCCTGCGGCGTGCTCGGCGGCCTGCTGGCGGCGGCCACGGCGCTGCCGCTGGTCGGCAGCGCCGGGATCACCGCCAACAACGTCGCGCGCACCGTGATCGACCTGCCTCCCAGCCCGCGGGAGGACCCCCTCCCGCAGCGCACGGTGCTCCTGGACAAGAACGGCAAGCAGTTCGCCCAGTTCTACACCGAGAACCGGACGATCGTGCCCCTCGACAAGGTCGCCCCGATCATGCGGCAGGCGATCGTGGCGATCGAGGACTCGCGGTTCTACGAGCACGCGGGCCTCGACGTCAAGGGGACGCTGCGGGCGCTGGTGACCAACACCCAGGCGGGCGGGGTCCGGCAGGGCGGGTCCTCGCTCACCCAGCAGCTCGTCAAGAACATCCTGGTCGAGAACGCCCAGACCGGCGCCGAACGCGCCCAGGCCCGGGCGCCGAGCCTCAAGCGCAAGATCACCGAGCTGCGCTACGCGCTGGCGATGGAGAAGAAGTACACCAAGGCCGAGATCCTGGAGCGCTACCTCAACATCGCCTACTTCGGCGCGGGGGCGTTCGGGATCGAGGCGGCGGCCCAGCGCTTCTTCTCGGTCCCGGCCTCGGACCTGTCCCTGCGGCAGGCCGCGACGCTGGCCGGCGCGGTGCGCACGCCGTACGCGACGGACCCGTCGCTGGACGAGCAGCGCCGCGCCCGCCTGCGGGAGCGCAGGGACACCGTGCTGGAGCGGATGGCCCAGGTGGGGAACATCACCCAGGCCCAGGCCGACGCGGCCAGGAAGAGCCCCCTGGGCATCCGGCTGAAACCCGAGCCCGGCGGCTGCGCGGAGAGCTCCTACCCCTACTTCTGCATCTACGTCCACAAGGAGCTGCTGACCAACCCGGTGTTCGGCCACACCCGCGCCGAGCGGGAGCGCCGTCTGGCCAGGGGCGGCGTCGTGCTGCGCACCACCGTGGACCCGGTCGCCCAGAGGGCGGCGCAGCGGGCCATCTCCTCGCGGGTCGATCCGGAGGACACCGAGGTGGCGGCCGAGGCGATGATCGAGCCGGGGACCGGGCGGATCCGGGCGATGGCCGCGAGCAAGAAGTACGGCCGCAACTCCGGCAACACCAACAACGGCCCCCGGACCACCTTCAACCTGCCCGCCGACGTGGCGCACGGCGGCGGGCAGGGCTTCCAGGCCGGATCCACGTTCAAGGTGTTCACCCTGACCACCGCGCTGGGCAAGGGCTGGCGGTTCGACGAGGGCTTCATGACACCGGGCCGGTTCGTGCCCGCGTCGGGGTTCGTCGACTGCCGGGGCCGCAGGGTCAACGACCCCCGCACCGAGATCTTCAACGCCAGCGGCGAGGGCAGCGGCGGCCCGCAGAGCATCTCCACCGGCACCTGGAAGTCGGTGAACATCTTCTACATGATGCTGGAGCGGCGCGTGGGCCTGTGCCCGGTGGTCAGGACCGCCAAGGCGCTCGGCATCGTCCGGGCGGACGGCAAGCCGCTGCGCGAGGTCCCGACCTTCACCCTCGGGGTCAACGAGATGGACCCGGTGACGGTGGCGGGGGCGTTCGCCGCGCTCGCCGCGCGGGGGCGCCAGTGCCACCCGATGGCCATCTCCGACATCGTCCAGCGCAACGGCAGGCGCGTCCAGGTGCCGCCGAGCTGCACGCAGGCGATCGATCGCGAGGTGGCCGACGCGGTCAACCACATCCTGTCGGGGGTGTTCACCAAGGGCACCATGACGGGCCAGGGCATCGGCCGGGACGCGGCGGGCAAGACCGGCACCAACAACGGCTACACCTCGGCGTGGTTCGCCGGATACACCCCCGACCTGGCCGCCGCGGTCAGCGTGGGCGACATCCGCGGCTCCTACCGCCACCCGCTGCGCGACGTGCGGATCGGCGGCGAATACTACGGCGCGGTGCAGGGCGCCTCCCTGCCCGGCCCGATCTGGGTGTCGTCCATGTCCGCCGCCCTGGAGGACGTCCCGCCGTCCTCCTTCCGCCACCCGGACATGGGGCGTTTCGGCGGCGGCTTCACCCCCGGCATGGAGAAGGACAAGGACGAGAAGGACGGGGAGGGCGAGCGTCGCGCCGCCGGGCGGCGCGGCGGCTGGGGACACGCGACCGGTCAGCGTACGGGCGCCCGCCCGCACCAGCGGCACGCGCGCGACCAGGCCGGCCGGCCGTACCGGGGGTGGCGGGACGGGCCGCATCGCGGCCGCCGCTGA
- the murA gene encoding UDP-N-acetylglucosamine 1-carboxyvinyltransferase gives MNEEVWLIEPSGPLRGDVEVRGSKNGVSKHMVAAMLGTGESTIHNAPDVGEVGITAQMLRALGIDVEITPREIRIAQGPQINPHVPAAFTGLNRIPILMLGPLLHLAGEAFVPLVGGDPIGRRPVDFHVEALRAMGAEVEVSDTGVYAKAKRLRGTRLELPYPSVGATETILMSAVLAEGKTVLKGAAMEPEVVELALFLQRMGARIELSPDRRIVIEGVERLRGASTWLNGDRIEAFSYLAAGLITGGEVRVHGCPQDRLVTAITTLARMGAEMDITDDYVSASAPDGLRAAAVQTDTHPGFMTDWQTPLMVLFTQAQGMSVLHETVFENRLVYVPALQRMGCEIEVFDVCLGGPACRYHDTNAKHSAVVRGVSKLRGADVTLPDIRAGFSAVLAAAAAEGTSTLRGVHHIERGYHRPFEQFASLGLKVSREEAPRE, from the coding sequence GTGAACGAAGAGGTATGGCTGATCGAGCCCTCCGGGCCGCTCCGCGGCGACGTCGAGGTCCGCGGGTCCAAGAACGGCGTCTCCAAGCACATGGTCGCCGCGATGCTGGGCACCGGTGAGAGCACGATCCACAACGCCCCCGACGTCGGCGAGGTCGGGATCACCGCGCAGATGCTCCGGGCGCTCGGCATCGACGTGGAGATCACGCCCCGGGAGATCCGCATCGCCCAGGGGCCGCAGATCAACCCGCACGTGCCCGCCGCGTTCACCGGCCTCAACCGGATCCCCATCCTGATGCTGGGCCCGCTGCTGCACCTGGCGGGCGAGGCGTTCGTGCCGCTGGTGGGCGGCGACCCGATCGGACGCCGGCCCGTCGACTTCCACGTCGAGGCGCTGCGCGCCATGGGGGCCGAGGTCGAGGTGAGCGACACCGGCGTCTACGCCAAGGCCAAGCGGCTGCGCGGGACCCGGCTCGAACTGCCCTACCCGAGCGTGGGCGCCACCGAGACGATCCTGATGTCGGCGGTGCTGGCCGAGGGCAAGACCGTGCTCAAGGGCGCGGCCATGGAGCCCGAGGTGGTGGAGCTCGCCCTGTTCCTGCAGCGCATGGGCGCGCGCATCGAGCTCAGCCCCGACCGGCGCATCGTGATCGAGGGCGTGGAGCGGCTGCGCGGCGCCTCCACCTGGCTCAACGGCGACCGGATCGAGGCGTTCTCCTACCTGGCGGCCGGCCTGATCACCGGTGGCGAGGTGCGGGTGCACGGCTGCCCGCAGGACCGGCTGGTCACCGCGATCACCACCCTGGCCCGGATGGGCGCCGAGATGGACATCACCGACGACTACGTGTCGGCCTCGGCTCCGGACGGGCTGCGGGCGGCGGCGGTGCAGACCGACACGCACCCGGGCTTCATGACCGACTGGCAGACGCCGCTGATGGTGCTGTTCACGCAGGCCCAGGGCATGTCGGTGCTGCACGAGACGGTGTTCGAGAACCGGCTGGTCTACGTGCCCGCCCTGCAGCGGATGGGCTGCGAGATCGAGGTCTTCGACGTGTGCCTCGGCGGCCCGGCGTGCCGCTACCACGACACCAACGCCAAGCACTCGGCGGTCGTGCGGGGCGTGTCCAAGCTGCGCGGCGCCGACGTGACGCTGCCCGACATCCGGGCCGGCTTCTCCGCCGTGCTCGCCGCGGCGGCCGCCGAGGGCACCTCCACGTTGCGCGGGGTGCACCACATCGAGCGGGGCTACCACCGCCCCTTCGAGCAGTTCGCCTCGCTGGGTCTGAAGGTCAGCCGGGAAGAGGCCCCCCGAGAGTAA